A window from Vibrio cortegadensis encodes these proteins:
- a CDS encoding DUF3624 domain-containing protein, with translation MACNDCRSAWFWKKIGRCQRCMDQLTVLSVLCWIVWWFGFKEAPTSIESITLIMAGFAFNALLFLHLWMKYVIFPWRERKHKK, from the coding sequence ATGGCTTGTAATGATTGCCGAAGCGCTTGGTTTTGGAAAAAAATCGGACGCTGCCAACGCTGTATGGATCAACTCACCGTCCTGTCCGTTCTATGCTGGATTGTCTGGTGGTTTGGATTTAAAGAGGCGCCCACCAGTATTGAATCAATCACATTGATCATGGCGGGGTTTGCTTTTAATGCTTTATTGTTTCTCCATTTATGGATGAAGTATGTGATCTTTCCTTGGAGAGAAAGGAAGCATAAAAAGTAA